TCGGGGGCCTCAGTGTCCCCTTCTGTCCGGGGCCCCGGGCAGGGGCTCCCCGGAGGGCCAAGCGTCCCAGCCCATTCGGGCAGGATGGCCGGGCCTCACACGCTCCCCGCGTGTCGCAGGTGGTCATCGTGGTGACAGACGGGAGGCCCCAGGACAGCGTGCGCGACGTGTCTGCGCGGGCCCGGGCCAGCGGCATCGAGCTGTTCGCCATCGGCGTGGGCCGCGTGGACAAGGCCACGCTGCGGGAGATCGCCAGCGAGCCGCAGGACGAGCACGTCGACTACGTGGAGAGCTACAGCGTCATCGAGAAGCTGTCCAAGAAGTTCCAGGAGGCCTTCTGCGGTGCTCGGGGAGGCGGGATGGacagggcaggggcgggggcggggcttaGAGAACGGGGCGGGGCCAGGAAGGGGGCGGGGCCGAGAGTGTCGGTGTCGGGGCGGGGCCAGGAAGGGGGCGGGACCACGGCGTGGGGCGGGGCCAGTACGTGGGCGGGGCCGAGAGTGTTGGTGTCGGGGCGGGGCCACGGCGTGGGCGGGGCTGAGTCAGTGtcggggcggggccagggctgAGACACTAAAGGTAAGGGCGGGGCTAGAGCTAGTGGGAGGGGACAGCGCTGGAGCCCGGACGGAGTCAATGTTTGGGGCGGGTCCAGGGCTGGGGCgaggcctgggaggggcagtGGCCTATATAGGGCGGGAACTGAGAGAGAGCCAACATCAGGGGCCCGTctagggctgggggcagggcctaAGTGGGTTTGGGCAAAGTGAAATTTGGGTCGGATTGGGGTAAGACTAGCGCCGAGGTCGGGACCTGATCCAGGGGCGGGTCCCCAGCCTGGAGGCTTAAAGAAGCTGGGGAGGGACGAGCCAAGAGCCGTTTCTATGTGGTAGGGTCCTGGCAGGGACGAAGGAGGGTCCCGAACCCGGTAAGAGGAGGCGTTTGGTCAGGCGTTTGGGCGCCAGGCTTCTGTGATGAGGGAGAGGCCGAGAGGCCTGGGCACTGGGCAGGAGCAGTTTCAGAGTCCAGCGCAGAGGGGAGGTGGGCCTGTGAGGGCTCTTTGGGGTGGGACCAGTCAGATGGGGCGGGGTCCCGAGTAGAGTGGGAGGGGGGACAGGGCAAGAActtttccccatttgtaaaacgGATCTAAGAAGAGCATGCCTTTTATTGTGAGGGTTCGATGAAATAATGCACGGTACAACACTCAACGTGTGGACTGAACAAATCCTTGCTGAGCGTCTTTTGCGTGCTGTTCATTGCAGCGTGTGCTGCTCTAGCCTCTTGGGGTCCAACAGGGAACAAGACAGATTAAAGGTCCTGCTCCTGTGGGCTGTACCTTTGTAGCGGGAAGTTTCAATTTATCATCAGCATTGTCACCTTCTTCAGGGACATAAGCTCTGGTGCAGTGATTTTGGCCTGGGCTGAGGGTCTGGGCCACCTGGCTGAGACCTCCAAGGCCCTGTGACTGTGAGATTCTGAGTCtcctgtccctgcagtggtgtCAGACCTGTGTGCCACGGGAGACCACGACTGTGAGCAAGTGTGCGTCAGCTCCCCCGCCTCCTACACCTGTGCCTGCCACGAGGGCTTCACCTTGAACAGTGATGGCAAGACCTGCAATGGTCAGTGGGCTGGACACAGGCAAGCCCGGGGTAGGGTGGAGGGGCCGGGTTGGGGCCTCGGTCACACCCCTGGAAGCCCATGGGAGCCTCCTTACACTTTGCCTCTGGACCAATCGGCAAAAACGATAGACACCTTGTGGAGTTTGGGGTCTGCAGAAAGTTCTCTTGCAACTTCTGTGCCTCTTTTTGTCACAATGGGTGGTAGGTTTAGTGTGGTGGAAGGAGTCACACAGTCTTGAGTTCAAATCTTGATGCCGCCACTTCTGGGCTGCGTGACTTAGCCTTTAGGGCTTCAGTTTCCGATGCTGTAAAATGGGGCCAGGAACTTTGGCTTTATAGGGGGAGTTTTGAGGACAAAATGGGATGATCCCCGGCACAGAGCTTCGTGTGTGGTGGGTCCCCAGCCTGTGATCTGGACGGATGGCTCTGTCCTTAAGCTtcatcctctcacctccccaccctccctaGTCTGCAGCGGTGGTGGTGGCAGTTCAGCCACTGATCTGGTCTTCCTCATCGATGGATCCAAGAGTGTGCGGCCGGAGAACTTTGAGCTGGTGAAGAAGTTCATCAACCAGATCGTGGATACGCTGGATGTGTCGGACAAGCTGGCCCAGGTGGGGCTGGTGCAGTACTCGAGCTCCGTGCGCCAGGAGTTCCCGCTGGGCCGCTTCCACACCAAGAAGGACATCAAGGCAGCTGTGCGGAACATGTCCTACATGGAGAAGGGCACCATGACTGGGGCTGCCCTTAAGTACCTCATCGACAATTCCTTCACTGTGTCCAGTGGGGCTCGGCCCGGGGCCCAGAAGGTGGGCATCGTCTTCACGGATGGCCGGAGCCAGGACTACATTAATGATGCTGCTAAGAAAGCCAAGGACCTTGGTAGGTGCTGCCTGCCTGGACCCCGGACACCACTGATGGCCAGGGGTACACAGGGTACAGCCCAACTATAGCTTGTCTTAGTGTCTTTTCTAATTGGCGCCCTAAACCCAGGTTCAATGTGAAGCAGACAGGATGGGTTCATGCATCTCTTTCTTATACTGATGACAAAACCAGGCCCCAGAAGAGTAAGTGGCTTGTTTTGATGGTCCTTTTAGGTGGGGCTTGGAACTTTTCCGGTTGAATGTTCCCAAGAACACACCAACTATTGGAAGGCAACCCCACTTTGGGACAAGcccgagcctcagttttatcacctatcaagtgggaataataataaccacCAGATGGACAGTTAGGAGAGTTGAATGACATGACGAAGCTTCCAGTACAGGAAGTTAGCACAGGTCTGACGTACAGTAGAATCTCAGTAAATGTTGATTTCCTCAATGTCTTTctcccaggcactgtgcctgcAATTCCAGCACCTGCCACCGGGAGGCATGCCTGGGCATTCTCCTGGACGCTCCCCTGGGGCTGCTGGTCCCCATGGCCACCCTTGTGCATCTTGTTCCTCTTGGCAGGCTTTAAGATGTTTGCCGTGGGCGTGGGCAATGCGGTGGAGGACGAGCTGAGGGAAATTGCCTCCGAGCCTGTGGCCGAGCACTACTTCTACACTGCTGACTTCAAGACCATCAACCAGATTGGCAAGAAGTTGCAGAAGAAGATCTGTGTGGGTGAGTGAGGGCAGAGCTGGCATGATGGAGCAGCAGGTggggctctgtgtgtgtgggggggtggagCCATCCTGGAACTGGGCGTGGGTGGGGAAAAGCAGGAGCTGGGGTGGCACCAAGAGCTGGCAGCACCAGGAGGCGGGCTGACCGGTGCAACTCTCACTGCCAGCGGGCATATGTTGATTGCTCGTTGCACGAATGGCACTGTTCTCAGTGCTCTCCTAATATTCAATTCCTACCAAATCTTAACCCTGCTACCTCCCCCGATCCTCCCTGGGGACCTCGCCAGCTGGTTCCCGGTGGTAAAGGGTGTGAACTCCAGGGCCAGGCAGGCCTGGCTTACATTTGCTCTGACACTAACTAGCTGTTGGTCATGAACCAGTTCCACTTCTCGAGTTCTTCGTTTATAAAATGGGATTAATGACTTCAAACCCAAAGAGTTGGGGTGAGGCGTCACCAGATGACACAGAGGCCCCTGCCATCGTAgtcctgcacacagtaggtgctcagcgTGGAGATGCTGTCACTGGAGCTCTTTTTGGGGCTCGGAGGGAGCGGACGACATTCAGGGGTCGCCCCCTCCATCACTCCTGGGAGCACTGTCTCAAGAACTCTACATGTCTCTGCCTTCTCAGATCTCCTGGGCCCCACACTCCCCCGAGAccccctagtcctggccctgggCAGTGCCCACCCTGGCCCCCGCTGGGCAGCCACTCACCATCCCCTGTTCTTTCCTTACTTCCTGCCCGCTCCAGAGGAAGACCCGTGTGCCTGTGAGTCCATTGAGAGATTCCAGGCCAAAGTGGAGGGGCTGCTGCAGGCGCTGACCAGGAAGCATATCCTTTCGTCAGGCCACTGGGGACAAGGGGCGCGCAGGGGGCAGGGCcttggggggagaggggagggagccaCGCCCCCTCTGCGGTGGGTCAGGGCAGGCTCCTCCTTGCCTGCTTCCTCCTGAATTCTGGCTGGCTTCTGGCCAGATAGGTTGGCTCCAGTTTTGGTGCTGACTCTGTCAAAAGCAGAGGCTCCCAGAGGGtaaacagagaaactgaggcaggagccAAGATCTAGAgactggacacacacacagagtcctgGACATGCTCAGGTGCCCCGTGGACTCCCCATTTCTCAGGCTCTCGGTGACGTGACTAACACCAGCCCCCACTGAAATGGGGCTGGGCCTCGATCGGGTCCCCTGGCTCAGGCAGGACTAGGTGGGGGACCAGCAGCCTGAACCTGCAGCTGGGCGGGGCTGGCATTCAGGGCTCACTGTGACCGGCTCAGTGTTTTGGAATGCACCATTCCGAGGACAGGGGAAGGGCGAGTTTTGACATTGGGAAGAACGCatgctggggggtggggatgagAGAAAGCCCTGGAAGAGGGGCACTCTGAAGAAACAGGAAGTGGGGGTCCCCAGTGCAGGGGCCACCCACATCGCTGCCCTGCTCTGGGCAGCCTGCACCTCTCCTTAACTCGGGGTCCACTGGAAGCTGTGAGTAAGCGGCTGGCCATCCTGGAGAACAGAATCGTCTAAGGCCACCTGTCCTGCTATGGCCTCTCCATCTCCCGGCCCCAAGAGCAGCTCAGAGTCCCGCGTGTGTCCCCTAGAGCCCCAGTTTAGTCAAGCTTTGCCATTTCagtgagggggctggggaggggcagggcccccGGAAGGCACGaggcccccccacccctgccatccTGCGAGCCCTGGCGGGgagtgtgtgtctgagtgtgtgctGGGAGCATGTGTGCGTTTGGGAGCACGTGTGTGCCTGAGGGCAGGCGTGTGTCTGGGAGCAGGGACGCGTGTGCGTGAGTGAGAACACGGGCGAGTGTAAGAGTGAGTGCGTTTGCATTTTTTTCAATCAAAAGCTTaatatattcctatttttttaGTGCACCTTTCTTGACTGCGAGACGCTGTGAatctcttttctgatttctctattcccttttaaaaaacaattaaatgtgATTTAACTTAAGCACTGAAAGGGGCCAGAGGCGGTGTGGTTATTtgcagagcaggaggaaggacTGATGAGGGTGGCGGGTGATGGGGGCCATTGCAGGATGGTGGCGGTGGTGGTAACAGCGATGACAGCAATGACTCCAAAACCAGTTCGCGTTTGTCCTGCCTTTTCCATTACAAATGCATTTATGGGATCTCACTTCATCCCCCCAGTAACCCTGCCCAGAAGAGACTTGCGtcgtcctcattttacagatgggaaagctgagcCTCCGAGGGATGGGGTGACTTGCTCAGCAGTGGGCCAGTTGGAGAGAGGGAACTTGAATCCAGGACTGCAAGACAGCGAAAGAAAAAGGCATTGGAGAAAGACGGCCGAGGCACCAGAgggactcattcattcattcacgcatGCACGCGTGCAGACAACACTTACAGAGTGCATGGCTGCTGTCGGGCAGTGGGGAGATGGTGGCCTCTGGGACAGACTCAGGCCCTGACCTTGAGGGACTTACAGTTGAGCAGGGTGCCCTGTCACCCGCACCCCAACTGAGGAAAAGACAGTGGGTTTAGGTTGTACCCGGAGCCCCCGGGGTGAGTGTGTGTTGGTGGGTGTGAGTGTGCGTGCGAGGGAGGTGATGGGAAGGGTCCCAGGCTGAGCCCGGGCTGGCCCTAGGtgcccctctgccctctccccaggcccctcTCAGAGTCCTCTCTGTGGCTTCCTTGGGCTTCAGcagctccacccccacccccaacacggACAGCTGCAGCCCTCACCTCAGGGACCGCACAACGGGAGACTCCTGACCCCCTGTGCCCTCAGCCCTGCGCGGGGTCTGCCAGCCTCTCCCTGGCCCCCTGGAGCAGTGCGCCTCCGGAATCTCAGTCCCTCACCTCCCAGAGGGCGAGCTTGGGCGATTTTCTGAACCCATTCTTGTTTAATGGAGCATTTTTAATGTTGCTACTAGATTCACACTTGAGAGCGTGTAAAAGGCTTTTTACAAGGAGCTCAGATCATCCTGAAGGATCTTCCTGTGAGGTAGTTGAGGGAGGCAGAATAACACCACCaacagcacgccggagccacaccAGCACAACAGCACACCCTCACCAGAGTAACCTAGCACTCACACAACCGCCGGGACAGGGACCTGGGCACCAGCACACACACCTTTCACCGAGccctttctctgtgccaggccctgcgcTGGGAGTTTTTCTGCCGTCCCAGGAGGCTCCTTGTCACAGCACTCCACCTGTGGCGATTGCTGAGCCCACACTgcctttcttctagattgtctcaCTCCCCACAcacagagggagggcaggacagCAGCACCGATGCCCTGTGACTGCTGCACTCAGCTGATTGGTCAATGGGAGGACACCTGACCCCCATTGAGCCAATCAACATCTCTCTTCTGGGAATTTGGATGGGAGGACCAGAGTGACCTGGCTGCTGGTGCCGGAGCTGGGAGGTCCCTATCTTCTTCCAGGTGTGCcgaaaggcagagattggaggcTGCATTTGCTGGGTCTCTGATGGCTTTCCAGTCCAAGGGGGtttcagttatttattgctgtgtaacaaactaccccgGAACTTAAAACCACCACCTCTTATTGTCGTGATTCTGTGGGCTGACTGGGCTCATTTGGGTGGTTCTTCTGCTCCCTATGGTGCTGGCTGGGGCTGCGGGTCTCAGCCAGGCTGGACCATCCAGAGTGGCCCATGCACGTGTCTGCTCCCATGGTAGACAGGGCTGCCAGCCtggacatctctctctctctccttctctctctgtgtggtcTCAGGGCCTGACCTTCTCCACGTGGCCTTTCTGGGGGAGGAAACTGGACTTCTTACATGGCAACTCAGGACTTCCAAAAGCTTCTTAAGTCTGAGGCCCAAAATTGGCCCTGAATTAATTTCACTGCATTTTGTTGGCCAAAGCAGTCCTAGGCCAGTCCAAATTCAAGGGGTGGGGAGACAAATTCCACTTTTCCAGGAGGGTGCGTGTCAAAGAATTGTGGCCATTTTTAATCCACCATGTGGGGTTATTCACTGGTCTCCCTCAGTGGGCCTGGCTACGCTCCCTGCCTTGGCCATTCATAAGACACTAGGAAACCTTAGCAAAGTTTAACGCGGTGGAGTCATGCAATGTGAGAGCCCTGACTTAGCTGTCCTCTCACCTCCATTTCCTTCCACCCCGTGGTGGCCTTGGAGTCTGGGTTCTCATCCTTCAATTCCAGGAGGTGACTGATCATCCCAGGTTCCAGCACCTCTCCTCAGTTGATGGTGATTCAGTGGGGCCTTTCTCCTCTCTGAGTCCCGCAGTCTATATCCATGGAAAAGAGATACTGGCATGGCCTCACAGGGGGTTGCAGGGTGCAAGCGAGATGCGTGGGGAGCCCTCAGCCCAGTGCCACCCACACGTCACATCCAAAGTGGAGTTGGCATCGTCGACACCATCTGGGGGGTGGTTTCCTGGCCACAGGGACAGGCCACACCTGTCAGTTCCTCAACACCTCCCTTGCTCCCATCTGGTGCCGGTGTCCCTTGAGCTGCTGTGGCCACCTGACCTCCAGTGGCCATGCCACCTGGGCCACCTGTAACCCACTGGGAGACCACCCCAGAGTACACACTGTGACTCTCTGCAGTCTTCTGTTCCTCAGCAGGGAGCTTGGCTCACCTGCATTGTGTTAGTGGATCCTGAGCCCCCAGCTCCACCAGGAGAAAAAGACGAGGACAGCCTTGCCTCTGCTTTGAGCAGCACCGCCTGAGTGCGCCAGGGCTCCGGGAGGCGAGGTGTAGAGGGTGGTACGAGCCTGCAAGCTTCCGGGGACAGCAGCCTCCTCTGTCACTCAGTCACGCAGCAAACGACTACTGCACCCCGGCCAGGCCCTCTTCTAGGCCCCAGGGGGAGAATGGAGAACAGAAACAGACAGAAGTCCCTGTGTTCATGGGCTGATGTTCCCGCCTCACTTTACTTCTTGCTGTGTGAGCCTGGACCTGTCATCCCCTCTCCctgtgggcctcagttcctcatctgttaGATGGAGAGATGATCCAGAAacggaggaaaagagaaaaatccccaAAGGGGTGTATGGTGTGTCCTCAAAATCCGAAAGCTGCCAGTGCTTCTTCTGTGAAGTCAAACAGGATGGAGATGTGCTGGGGCCACCCTTCCGGCCTGGCAGAGACCAAGCCCAAGGCTGAGTTTCCAGGAAGCATCTCGTCGGGAGGTGATGGTAGCGGAGGGGTTCGCAGCCCCTTCTGTGGAGTCATATGGCCCTGAGTGTGGCTCCGCACGGCCCCCTCACCTTGGACAAACTCCTTCACCctctggcctcagcttcctcaacaGTAAACTGAGCAACAGCATTCTCCTCACAGAGTGGTCGCGCTGAGGGCACCCAGACAGACAGAGGGCTTGGTGTGTGGGCAGTCAGCCccggagggctccctggaggaggtgacagagGTGGATTTGCAGGGAACTTGAGGGCTGGAGGGGGCCCAGTGGTTGAGCAAAGACCTGCAGGGGAAACCTGGAAAGTGAGGTGtgttgggagggagaggagagccgaaaaggggcagagagggagcGGGAAGGAAGCAGTGCAATTAGGCTGTGGGCTCTAGGGCCAGTTCCAGTCTGATTTCcgtcttcttccctccccaccccttccacAGTTATTAAGCATTGCCAAAAAGCCACAGCGTACACCAGGCACtgggaatagaatagaaaatgcCCAGATGGTCTCTGGCCCcatggccctcacagcctggtgggGAAGACAGCATTAGACGGGAAGTTGCACGGGAATCTGGCTGTGACAGCAGGATGGAGGGATCAGGGTGTGTTGCAGGGGCATGTAACAGAGGGTCCAATCAagccctggggaggtggggagacgTCCTGGAAGAGGCGGACCTAAGTGTGGATCTAAAGGCTCTTCAGGAGTTAGGAAGGTAAAGGCGGTGGTGGGGAAGAGCATGTCAAGTggagggagcagcatgtgcaatggccctgaggcaggaaggctCCATGTGGCAGGAGAGCAGGCATGAGCAGGGAGGAGGCCCAAGATCAGCCTGGGCAGGGGCTCCATTGGGAGGGTGGTGTGAAGCCATTGAAGCGTTTTAAGTAAGATGATGGGACCAGATTCTCCAATGACAAATGGGACTTGTGCTTCTCCCACAAACACCTGGATGGGGTGTGAGGTGGGCTGTGAAGAGGCCTCAGCTGGGACGGGCAGGGGCCAGAACTCCCTATCACATGCCGGGGGAGGTGCAGGGACCCCGAGGCTGGCTCTGCTGGGTCACAGGCAGGGCGCCTGACCCACCTGTTGGGACGAGGCAGTGAGAGCTCgggctgggttcaaatccttacTTGTGGGAGACTGGGGAAACTGCTCATGATGGTGGCTCCGAGGGCCCCAGTGAATCCTTCCAGGGACACTGTGTGGCAGCATTAGCGTCACCCAGGTTACAAGCAATGGGACTTGTCCGAGTATGTGGAGGAGCCAGATTCCTCGGTTTGCCTGACGCAGAGGCCTTTCCTAATTACACAGCTTAGCTTTGCTGCCTGTGGTCGTGAACGTCAAGCCCCAGGTGCGTGGCAGGTGCTCCGCAGCTCCCAGGGGCCTCTCTCTCCCGCATCGTCCTTCCAGGCAGTCAGCAGGCTCACAGCTCGGCAGAGGGTGGACCTGCTCCCAGAGGAGCTGGGCCCAGGGGGCTGAGGGCAGAGTGGGCAGGGTCGGACCCCAGAGGAGGGGGCTGGTGGGGCCAGGCAGGGAGCGAGCGCCCCGCCAAGCAGACTGGGAGTTGGAGAAGGTGCTGGACGGGGAGACTGATCCGAGTCCAGAGCCAGGGAGGAGCCCACAGAGTGAGGCTGGGGGGGGCCACAGCTCAGAGGCTGAGAACTGGCGGGCCTGAGGCTGAGCTCGGGCCTCCTGCCGGCTCAGGCCCCAGTGCAGGCTGAGCCGAGGTGAGTTGGGGATCTGGGGCCTGTGGGCTGAGCCTCAGGATTTTTCATGAAAGTCACAAATGGAGGGGGGTGTTGCCTAGGACACAGCCATTGGGGGGGTGGGCTGTTTCCTGTTTCCAGCATTCCTGCTGGAGGAATTCCATGGCAGGAAGGAGTGTGCAAGACGCAGCTGGCAGGAGAAACGGTAAGTCAATCACCCGGACACTGGACCACAGGAGCCATGGGTCAGAATGGGTGAGCTGGGGCTCTTGGCTGCAAGGGAGAGGAACTCCACACCACCCAGCTTCAGCGCAGGAAGGGGCTTGATGGGATCCCGTGGCTGAAGGTGCTGGGGGAGGTGCTGTGCTCAGCCTCGTCTTCAGGCCTCTGGCTCTCTCCCTGCTTGACTCTGGTCTCCACCACAACAGCCTCACACCCAGGCAGGCCCTCTCCTGGAGACCACCCCACAGCCTTCTGCTTGCACCTTCCCGGCTCCACGTACGCAGAATTCAGCCTCACTGGCTCATATTGGGTTCTGCGCCCACCCTTGAGCCAGGGGGTTTTCCTATCCCTCGGTGATGGGTGGATCAGCCGCACGGGACCCCCGAGGCTTGAGAAGGCTGAGCAGTGGTTCCTCAAGGAGGAGGGCTGGTCATCTGATACCAGGTGTGGGGTGGGCAGAACTGACAGGTGTCCCCAGTGGTGGGGTCAGAGATGGGTGGAAGCCCTGTCTGGAATCGATCCTGTGGATCATTCTTCTCtgcagggggctggggctgggggaccgAGCTCTTAAAGGGCCATGTTGCCAGGCTCCGAGGAAGGCGGGCCCGGCATCTTGGGGTCTGTCAAACCCAAACTCCCGCTGCTAACGCATCCCAATTCTTCCCACGTTTGCCGCGGGTCCTGTGAAATCCACCCTCTCCGTGTAATTGCCTCGTCTCTCTGCTCTCCCTTTGATTAACAGACGGTTATAAACAAGtcccagaaagaaggaaaaccgGCATCTCCCCCGGGCAGCCATGGTCTATGGGCAGAGGCGAGTTACTTTGtaatggatatttttgtttttttgatttttgtctAGATAAACAGGACTAAActaattaggattttttttctcctttctttcctcaggTCTTGGACTACAATGGGAGTCTCTTGGCCCCACAGTGAATTGCTTACCAGGTTTCAATAAGGGGTTTGTCTTCGCAATTACAGTTCATTACTGGATTTACAAGGGAGGGAAGATGGCAAAGTCTGCTAAGGGGATTGTTCTGCATCTCTCCTTTTTAATTACATGATTTTCTCCTAGACCAATACGCTGTGAAAAATGCGGGGGTGGGGAGTTCCCAAGACCCCATCTGTTCCAGATGCGAATGCAATTAATACTGGAGGAGGGGGGAGCTGCTCCCCGGCTTCCTGCTGCCTGAGGATGGGCCGGGCCTCCTCTCCGAGCCGCTGTGGGGCTGGGAGGCTTGGGCATGGAGCTCGGTTGGCATCAGGGTATGATGACATGGGGAGGGGACAGCTCTGCTCATGGGGGCACGGCAACCTTTGAGCGTTTGGGGTCAGAATCAGATTTAGGCCACCCGCTGAGTTACCATGTTTTTATCCTCCACTAGATGCTGGGTGACAGGTGAA
The genomic region above belongs to Equus caballus isolate H_3958 breed thoroughbred chromosome 2, TB-T2T, whole genome shotgun sequence and contains:
- the MATN1 gene encoding cartilage matrix protein — protein: MKVISGTSLVLCGLLLLHAPRTLGLAPPSRGHLCRTRPTDLVFVVDSSRSVRPVEFEKVKVFLSQVIESLDVGPNATRVGLVNYASAVKQEFPLRAHGSKAALLQAVRRIQPLSTGTMTGLAIQFAITRAFSEAEGGRARSPDISKVVIVVTDGRPQDSVRDVSARARASGIELFAIGVGRVDKATLREIASEPQDEHVDYVESYSVIEKLSKKFQEAFCVVSDLCATGDHDCEQVCVSSPASYTCACHEGFTLNSDGKTCNVCSGGGGSSATDLVFLIDGSKSVRPENFELVKKFINQIVDTLDVSDKLAQVGLVQYSSSVRQEFPLGRFHTKKDIKAAVRNMSYMEKGTMTGAALKYLIDNSFTVSSGARPGAQKVGIVFTDGRSQDYINDAAKKAKDLGFKMFAVGVGNAVEDELREIASEPVAEHYFYTADFKTINQIGKKLQKKICVEEDPCACESIERFQAKVEGLLQALTRKLEAVSKRLAILENRIV